Proteins encoded within one genomic window of Candidatus Roizmanbacteria bacterium CG_4_9_14_0_2_um_filter_38_17:
- a CDS encoding carotenoid oxygenase, producing the protein MKNKKTVIFDFDGTIADTFGVVIEMMDKIAEELGFKRLNKGQAKKLRDKTAREIMELFEVSIFQVPFVMRKLRVMFGEHLDDVEIIKGIFEVLIELKKRKYNLGIVSSNNKNGVEKILKREELYELFDFIVTGSSIWGKDKILRKVLKDHNLKSQETVYIGDETRDIEAAQKTEIDIISVSWGFDSESLLKKHNPTVLLGAPLEILSVLE; encoded by the coding sequence ATGAAGAATAAAAAAACTGTGATTTTTGATTTTGATGGGACGATTGCAGATACGTTTGGAGTGGTTATAGAAATGATGGATAAAATTGCAGAAGAATTGGGTTTCAAACGTCTAAATAAGGGACAAGCTAAAAAACTAAGAGACAAGACGGCGAGGGAAATAATGGAGCTTTTTGAGGTTTCTATATTTCAAGTGCCATTTGTAATGAGAAAACTGCGAGTCATGTTTGGGGAACATCTCGATGATGTAGAGATAATTAAAGGAATTTTTGAGGTATTAATAGAGCTTAAGAAGAGAAAATATAATTTAGGAATAGTATCGTCAAATAATAAAAATGGTGTTGAAAAAATACTAAAGCGAGAAGAATTATATGAGCTTTTTGATTTTATTGTGACTGGGAGTAGTATCTGGGGAAAGGATAAAATACTTCGTAAGGTGTTGAAAGACCATAATTTAAAATCTCAAGAAACTGTATATATTGGTGATGAGACAAGAGATATCGAAGCAGCGCAAAAAACAGAGATAGATATTATTTCTGTTTCTTGGGGATTTGATTCAGAGAGTCTTCTCAAAAAACATAACCCCACTGTGTTACTTGGTGCACCATTAGAGATCTTGTCTGTCTTAGAATAA
- a CDS encoding aminopeptidase, translated as MFEPSEKILKKYADVLVKFALNSGKGVKKGEVVQCTVPDIAKPLLVALHQSILEAGAHPVIRMLPSGIDKTFYQLANEDQLTFFPKKFAKARVDLIDHSVGILAEIDPFELKNVDPQKIMKNAESAKKTRDWIFNKEIKGNFTWTLALYGTPAMAKEAGLSLEDYWEQIIKACFLDFKDPILQWKKIFKDQEHIKNKLNSYIIDQVRVEADGIDLWIKLGKDRKWIGGSGRNIPSFEIFTSPDWRGTHGYITFNQPIYFHGNVMKDVRLEFAKGIVVKSSAREGKKTLQAMLSRPDANKVGEFSLTDSRMTRIDKFMANTLFDENTGDKQGNTHIAVGSSYKEGYRGDPSKVTKQEWKKMGYNSSGEHCDFISTKSRKVTAYLEDGSTKVIYSNGKFTV; from the coding sequence ATGTTCGAGCCAAGTGAAAAGATCCTTAAGAAATACGCAGACGTTTTGGTCAAATTTGCCTTAAACTCAGGTAAGGGAGTTAAAAAGGGAGAAGTTGTACAGTGCACTGTTCCAGATATTGCCAAACCCTTACTTGTGGCATTGCATCAATCTATTTTAGAAGCAGGAGCACATCCTGTTATCCGTATGCTTCCTTCAGGAATAGATAAAACATTCTACCAATTAGCAAATGAAGATCAGTTGACATTTTTCCCAAAAAAATTTGCCAAAGCCCGAGTTGACCTTATAGACCACAGTGTAGGGATCTTGGCTGAAATTGATCCATTCGAACTTAAAAATGTTGATCCGCAAAAAATAATGAAAAACGCTGAATCCGCAAAAAAAACTAGAGACTGGATATTTAACAAAGAAATAAAAGGTAATTTCACCTGGACACTAGCCTTATATGGAACACCAGCTATGGCTAAAGAGGCGGGTTTGTCTCTTGAAGATTACTGGGAGCAAATAATCAAAGCCTGTTTTTTAGATTTTAAAGACCCAATATTACAATGGAAGAAAATATTTAAAGATCAAGAGCATATTAAAAATAAGCTAAACAGCTATATTATTGATCAAGTGCGTGTTGAAGCTGATGGAATAGACCTCTGGATAAAGCTGGGAAAAGACCGCAAATGGATAGGGGGAAGTGGTAGGAATATACCAAGCTTTGAAATTTTTACTAGCCCAGACTGGCGTGGAACACATGGGTATATTACTTTTAATCAGCCAATATACTTTCATGGAAATGTTATGAAAGACGTTAGACTCGAATTTGCGAAAGGGATAGTTGTTAAAAGCAGTGCAAGAGAAGGAAAAAAAACATTACAGGCTATGCTTTCGCGCCCAGATGCCAATAAGGTCGGCGAATTTAGTTTGACGGATTCTCGAATGACCAGAATCGACAAATTTATGGCAAATACACTGTTTGATGAAAACACTGGAGATAAACAAGGAAACACACATATTGCTGTAGGTAGCTCATACAAAGAAGGTTATCGTGGAGATCCTTCAAAAGTGACAAAACAAGAATGGAAAAAGATGGGATATAACAGCTCCGGGGAACACTGTGATTTTATAAGTACAAAAAGTCGCAAAGTAACAGCCTACTTAGAGGACGGATCAACAAAGGTTATATATTCAAATGGTAAATTCACAGTCTAG
- a CDS encoding translation initiation factor IF-1: MGKEETFIVEGDVTEVLPNTLFRVDIVEAEGNPELIGKEILCHLSGKMRRYHIKVIPGDKIKAEMTPYDLNKGRINYRYK, encoded by the coding sequence ATGGGGAAAGAAGAAACATTTATAGTTGAAGGAGACGTAACAGAAGTTCTTCCCAACACTCTTTTCCGAGTAGATATTGTGGAAGCAGAAGGCAATCCTGAATTAATTGGTAAAGAAATTCTTTGTCACTTATCAGGGAAGATGCGGCGTTATCATATTAAGGTAATACCGGGAGATAAAATTAAGGCAGAGATGACACCTTACGATTTAAATAAAGGAAGAATTAATTATAGGTATAAATGA
- the rpmJ gene encoding 50S ribosomal protein L36 — MKVRASVKKMCIKCKLVRRKKRLYVTCENPKHKQRQG; from the coding sequence ATGAAGGTCAGAGCAAGTGTAAAAAAAATGTGTATTAAATGTAAGTTAGTCCGTCGAAAAAAACGGCTATATGTTACGTGCGAAAACCCTAAGCACAAACAAAGACAAGGATAA
- a CDS encoding 30S ribosomal protein S13: protein MARIVGVDIPDSRKVWFGLTKIYGIGQVNVLSLIEKSGVDGEKRVKELTDKDIAAIQKALEEHFNIEGDLRREIQDNIKRLKAAGSYRGLRHTQGLPARGQRTRSNARTKRGKRKTIGAMRKEVAQKMESK, encoded by the coding sequence ATGGCAAGAATAGTAGGAGTAGACATTCCAGATAGTCGTAAGGTTTGGTTTGGATTAACCAAGATCTATGGTATTGGGCAAGTTAATGTCTTGAGCTTAATAGAGAAATCTGGAGTAGATGGAGAAAAAAGAGTGAAGGAGTTAACGGATAAAGATATTGCGGCGATTCAGAAGGCATTAGAGGAGCATTTTAATATCGAAGGGGATTTGCGGCGCGAGATTCAAGATAATATTAAGCGCCTGAAAGCAGCCGGGTCATATCGGGGTCTTAGACATACGCAGGGTTTGCCAGCGCGGGGACAGCGCACCCGTTCAAATGCTCGCACTAAACGTGGTAAGCGCAAGACAATAGGTGCAATGCGTAAAGAGGTGGCACAAAAGATGGAAAGTAAGTAA
- a CDS encoding 30S ribosomal protein S11: MAKTKETKKITKKEMKLSKARSSKAGADKKILKGRIYVQATFNNTLVTVTDAQGNTLYWGTSGSVGFKGARKATPFAATTAIDEVIKKSREVGMEEVEVFIKGPGAGRNAVLRSLQTVGMTIKSISDVTPIPHNGVRPPKRRRV; this comes from the coding sequence ATGGCAAAAACAAAAGAAACAAAGAAAATAACAAAAAAAGAAATGAAATTGAGCAAGGCAAGATCCAGCAAAGCTGGAGCAGATAAGAAGATTCTTAAAGGAAGAATATATGTTCAAGCAACTTTTAATAATACCTTGGTTACGGTTACAGATGCTCAAGGTAATACACTATACTGGGGAACATCTGGTTCAGTGGGATTTAAAGGGGCAAGAAAAGCTACTCCTTTTGCAGCTACTACAGCTATAGACGAAGTTATTAAAAAATCTAGAGAAGTTGGTATGGAAGAGGTAGAGGTATTTATTAAAGGGCCTGGAGCAGGAAGAAACGCAGTATTGCGTTCATTACAGACAGTAGGAATGACAATTAAAAGCATTAGTGACGTTACGCCCATTCCACATAATGGTGTGCGTCCACCAAAACGGAGGAGAGTTTAA
- a CDS encoding 30S ribosomal protein S4 — protein sequence MARYTGPKNKIARREGQDLGLKTVGSNAQLSLQQRIAVPPGQQTRRFRPKTSDYGLRLREKQKAKRLYGLLEKQFSRYVAEAVSEKENTVNALVEKLERRLDNVVYRMDFSPTRAAARQLVSHGHVKVNGKRVNIPSYKVSVKDQIELDNKAQKIPAVLELANGQTTSLPGWLTKKEFSGKIETLPSQTDITEPVDWQYIIEFYTR from the coding sequence ATGGCAAGATATACAGGACCAAAAAATAAAATAGCTAGACGTGAAGGACAGGACCTAGGACTAAAAACAGTTGGTTCTAATGCTCAATTATCACTGCAGCAGAGAATAGCTGTTCCACCTGGACAACAAACTCGTAGATTTAGACCAAAGACTTCGGACTATGGTTTGCGATTACGGGAAAAGCAAAAAGCTAAGAGACTATATGGGTTACTTGAAAAACAGTTTAGTCGTTATGTCGCAGAGGCAGTAAGTGAAAAAGAAAATACTGTAAATGCACTTGTTGAAAAGTTGGAGCGCAGATTGGATAATGTTGTTTATCGGATGGATTTTTCTCCAACAAGAGCTGCTGCTCGTCAATTGGTAAGCCATGGTCATGTGAAAGTTAATGGGAAGAGAGTTAATATTCCTTCTTATAAAGTGAGCGTAAAAGATCAAATTGAGCTAGATAATAAGGCGCAGAAAATTCCAGCAGTTTTGGAATTAGCAAACGGGCAGACAACAAGTTTACCTGGGTGGTTAACAAAAAAAGAATTTTCTGGTAAAATAGAGACCTTGCCCAGTCAGACGGACATTACAGAGCCCGTAGATTGGCAATATATTATTGAGTTTTATACCCGCTAA
- a CDS encoding DNA-directed RNA polymerase subunit alpha yields the protein MQDFEVKAIEEKLGYAKLEITPLAQGYGDTIGNALRRILISSLPGAAATKVKIKGVQHRFSTLVGMKEDVIELLLNLKEVRFDLKGSDSAQVKLSKSGPGLITAGDFELSGGVEVVNKDQVLANLANKNNKLEMEVDVESGYGYSPFEERKLEKVGLLPIDAVYSPVLRVSYKVEETRVGRMTNLDRLILEVWTDGTISPQDAVKQSAKILSQYMTRISGGETISAPLAVEEKDEESVEALELNTRVENALKKEGIETVRQLAQYKRADVKKIKNMGQKSVQEIKEKLEDRGLSFKE from the coding sequence ATGCAGGATTTTGAAGTTAAAGCAATAGAAGAAAAATTAGGATACGCAAAGTTGGAGATAACTCCACTTGCTCAAGGCTATGGTGATACAATTGGTAATGCGTTGCGACGCATTCTAATTTCATCTCTACCTGGGGCAGCGGCAACTAAAGTAAAGATAAAAGGTGTGCAACATCGTTTTTCTACGCTTGTTGGTATGAAGGAAGACGTCATCGAGTTACTCCTTAATTTAAAAGAGGTGCGCTTTGATCTTAAAGGGAGTGATTCAGCACAAGTTAAATTATCTAAATCTGGACCAGGATTAATAACTGCGGGAGATTTTGAGTTATCCGGTGGAGTCGAAGTTGTGAATAAAGATCAAGTTCTAGCCAATTTGGCGAATAAGAATAATAAGTTAGAGATGGAAGTAGATGTTGAGTCGGGATATGGGTATTCTCCTTTTGAAGAGCGAAAGCTTGAAAAGGTAGGTCTACTACCTATTGATGCAGTTTATTCTCCAGTGCTTAGAGTGAGTTATAAAGTAGAAGAAACTCGAGTAGGTCGTATGACTAATCTGGATCGCTTGATTCTTGAAGTATGGACAGATGGAACTATCTCCCCACAAGATGCTGTAAAACAATCAGCAAAAATTCTTAGTCAATATATGACGAGAATTAGCGGAGGAGAAACAATAAGCGCTCCATTGGCTGTTGAAGAGAAAGACGAAGAATCAGTTGAGGCATTAGAACTGAATACCCGTGTGGAAAATGCACTAAAGAAAGAAGGCATAGAGACGGTTCGACAGCTTGCACAATATAAAAGAGCAGATGTGAAAAAGATCAAGAACATGGGGCAGAAATCAGTGCAAGAGATTAAGGAAAAACTTGAAGATAGAGGTTTATCCTTTAAAGAGTAA